CGCCGCCGCCCACAAAACCGCACGTCAACGCGGGTGGAGCGGAGTGGAGGGGGCGGAGCGCCCCCGGGTGTGGTCCGCTATCCGACATAGATCGACTCGGCTCGCCCGGCGGCACCGGGCCGAGGGCCCGCGACAGCCGGACCGAACGGATCGGCGTCGGTCCCGATCTGACCGGTCGAATGGTCCGGTAACCTCGCTCGCGTGACGGACGCGAAGATGCCCCTGCGGGCGAAGGTGGCCACCTCCGTGTCACGGACCGCCGCGGCACTGTCCCGGGCCGCGGGCCGTGGCGACGGCTCGGTGATCGGCGGATGGCTCGGCCTCAAGATCGATCCAGACCTGCTTGCCCACCTCTCCGCCGGCCGGGCCATCGCGCTGATCTCCGGCACCAACGGCAAGACCACCACCACCCGACTGGCCGCCGCCGCGGTCAGCGCCCTCGGCCGGGTCGCCACCAACTCGTTCGGCGCCAACATGCCCACCGGGCACACCTCCGCGCTGGCCAAGGCCGGCAGCACCCCGTACGCCGTGCTGGAGGTCGACGAGCACTACCTCGCGCAGGTGATCGAGGCGACCGAGCCACACGTGGTGGCGCTGCTCAACCTCTCCCGCGACCAGCTGGACCGGGCCAAGGAGGTCGCCATGATGGCGCAGCTCTGGCGCGCGGCGCTGGTCCGCCACCCGGACATCCGCATCGTCGCCAACGCCGACGACCCGATGGTGGTCTGGGCGGCCACCCCACCGGCCGCGCACGACCAGCGGATCACCCCGCCGCACGTCACCTGGTTCTCCGCCGGCCAGCGCTGGCACGACGACTCCTGGGTCTGCCCCGAGTGCGGCTCGACCATCCAGCGCTCCGGCGAGCAGTGGTGGTGCACCGGCTGCCCGCTGCGCCGGCCCGACCCGCAGTGGACCGTGGACGACGAGGGCGTGCTCGACCCGACCGGCGCCTGGTACAAGGTCAAGCTCCAGCTTCCCGGCAAGGTCAACGTCGGCAACGCGGCCACCGCGCTGGCGGTCGCCGCCGAGTTCGGCGTACGCCCGTTCGACGCGGTCCCCCGCCTCGCCGACGTCACCTCGGTCGCCGGCCGGTACGCGCAGGTGGTGCGGGACGGACGCACCGTCCGGCTACTGCTGGCCAAGAACCCGGCCAGCTGGCTGGAGGCGTTCGACATGGCCGACGAGGCGCCCACCCTGCTCTCCATAAACGCCCGGGACCCCGACGGGCTGGACACCTCCTGGCTGTTCGACGTCGACTTCGCGCCGCTGCGCGGGCGCCAGGTGCTCATCACCGGCGACCGGGCGTACGACCTGGCGGTCCGGTTGGACGTCAACGACGTGCCGTTCCAGCACGTACGCACCTTCGACGATGCCGTCCGGGCGGTGCCTCCGGGCCGCCTGGAGGTCATCGCGAACTACACCGCGTTCCAGGACATCCGAGCGGAGTTGGACCGTGTCAACTGAGAGCCTGCGCATCGTCTGGATCTACCCCGACCTGCTCTCCACCTACGGCGACCGGGGCAACGTGCTGATCCTGGCCCGGCGGGCGCGCCAGCGCGGTTTCCGGGTCGAGGTGCTGGAGGTCCGCTCCGACCAGCAGCTGCCAAACACCGCCGACATCTACCTGATCGGCGGCGGCGAGGACGGCCCGCAGGCGCTCGGCGCGCAACGGCTGCTCGCCGACGGCGGGCTGCACCGGGCGGTGGCCCAGGGCTCGGTGGTGTTCGGCGTCTGCGCCGGCTACCAGTTGCTCGGCACCTCGTTCTTCGCCAAGGGCACCCAGTACCGCGGGCTGGAACTGCTCGACATCAGCTCGGACCGGGGCCCCAGCCGCGCCGTCGGCGAGCTGGCCGGGGACATCGACGCCCGGCTGGGCCTGCCGCCGCTGACCGGCTTCGAGAACCACGGCGGGCGCACCCAGCTCGGCCCCGGCGCGGCACCACTGGCCCGGGTCACCGCCGGAGTGGGCAACGACGGCGTCACCGAGGGGGCGTGGCGCGGCAAGCTGCTCGGCACGTACTCGCACGGGCCGGCGCTGGCCCGCAACCCGGCACTGGCCGACCTGTTGCTGCGCTGGGCGACCGGCGCGCACCAGCTTCCGCCGCTCGACGACACCTGGGCCGACCGGCTGCGGGCCGAGCGCCGGACCGCGGTGGCGGCTGCCGCCCGGGCATGATCTCCGCCGTCCGGCGGCGCTGGGTTCGCCTGGTCAGGAATCCGTCGGCGCTCCGGTTCGGCATGCTGTTGTTCCTGCTCGCCGGGTTCGGGCTGCTGTTGCTGGTCGGACCGCACCCCGACCCGGCGGCACTGCCCCGGCTGGCCGACCGGTTGGGTTCGTTCGCCCCGGTCGCCGCCATCCTCGGCGGGGCACTGCTGCTGGTGGCGCTGGTGCCGCGTACCTTCATCACGCTCGCCGCCGGGGCGATCTTCGGTCCGCTTGCGGGCGCCGGGTACGCGCTGGGCGCCGCGTTGCTGGCGGCGGCGATCGGCTTCGCCGTGGGCCGGCTGCTCGGGCGGGAGTTCGTCGCCGAACGGGTACGCGGCCGGCTGGCCCGCCTCGACGGCTGGTTCACCCGGCAGAGCATGCTCGGCGTGATGACCGTACGGCTGCTACCCATCTCCGGCTTCGGCCTGGTCAGCTACGGCTACGGCACCACCGGCGCCCGGCTGCTGCCGTTCCTCGCCGGCAGCGTGATCGCCTCCGTCCCCACCGCGTTCGGGTACGCGGCGATCGGTGCCGCCGTCACCTCCCCCGGCAACGTCAACTGGTTCGCCGCCGCCCCGGCGTCACTCGGCTTCATCGCCAGCGCGGTCCTGATCGCCCGCTGGTGGCGCGCCGAACGAACCCGCGCCGCAGGCACGACAGCCCCGCAGTAGAGCAGACCCGCTGAGGGCAACACCGGACGTGAGGATTCGTCCCGTGTCCGTTAATCCTCGTCAGTCGGGCCGGGGCGGTTCTCGGCGATCCAGGCTCGGACGGCCCTGCCATCCCAGACGCGGCCCATCTTCAAGGTGACGAGTGGGTCGGGGAATCCCTTGCGGCCCACGATGATCGTGGCGCGCTGTTTGCTGATCCCGCCGAGCAGATCACGGATCTCATCCAACCCAAGCAGCTCCACGACCTGACGCTATACCCGTCGATGATTGACGGACGTCTGCTAACCGCGCGACTTGACGTAGACGCCGCGGCCGGGCTGGCCGTACACCAGCTCTCGCGCCTTCAGTTGGATCATCACAAAGCGAATGACCGTCTCGCTGACCTCGTACTGGTCGCACAGTTGACGGGTGCTGGGCAGCTTGTCACCGGGCTTCAAGACGCCTGACTCAATCTGCCGCGTGATGTCGTCGGCAATCTGTTGATACAGCGGCACAGCCATCGGTCGCCCTCCCTGCATCAAGGGAACACGCAGGGGGACAAGAAATTCGACACGGGGTATTGCCGGTATACCAAGAGTACCCGGTAACGTAGGTTGGCGAAGGGAGCTTCCGATGACGCGCAGCTATGACAGGTACTTGCTCATCACCGCTCTTACCCTGGCCCGCCGTCGACACCGGCCGGAGTGGTCATGGATCAGATGGAGGACGATCTGCCGCTGCGGAAACGAGCTGCCGTGCCGGGCTCGGCTCCGGGTACCGAGGAACCGAGGCCGCTGGGAGTCACCATGACGGCACACGGGCCAGTCATACCGATCTGGACCTGCGCGGGGTGTGGGTCACCCTGGCCCTGCCGCACCCGCCGCCGGGAGCTACTGACCGAGTACGACGGCGCTCCGGTTTCCCTGTCGATCTACCTGGCGTCGCATCTGGTGTCCGCGACGCAGGACCTGGGCTGGGCTCCCGCCGGTGCGCTGCACCGCAGGTTTCTCGGCTGGCTGCCATGAGCGTGGCCGAGCGCCCGGGACCGGGTGAAAAACCTACCGCGCCGCTGCCGAAGGCCGGCGACCTGCTCCATGTGGGTCGGGAGGCCAGCGTGCAGTTCACCAAACCGATCCTGTTCCGCGTGATCCGGGTGCTCGACCGGCCCACCTACGACGGATGGATCTGGTTGGAGGGCTATCAGCTCGACAGCAGGGGCGATGCGGTGGACCGGCGGTCGATCTTCGTCTTGCGGGCCGGATTGCGTGTTGCCCCCGCACTCGCCGCTGGGAAACCGAGGCGTCTCCGAGCGGCGGCACACGTTCAGCGTTCCGTGGGGCCGGTGCTGCCGACCAGGCCGGCCTCGTAGGCGGCGATGACCAGGTGTACCCGGTCCCGGGCACCGAGCTTGCTGAACAGCCGGGCCACGTGCGCCTTCGCGGTCGCCGTACTGATGAAGAGCCGCTCGGCGATCTCGGCGTTGGACAGGCCCTGGCCGACCAGGGTGAGCACCTCCCGCTCCCGGTCGGTGATCCCGGTCAGGGACCGCGACCGGGGTGCCGAGGTCGGTCGGTGGGCGAACTCGGCGATGAGCCGGCGGGTCACCCCCGGGGCGAGCAGCGCGTCTCCGGCGGCGACCACCCGGATCGCGGCGAGGATCTCCTCCAGCGCCATGTCCTTGACCAGGAAGCCGCTCGCCCCGGCACGCAGCGCGCCGTGCACGTGCTCGTCATCGTCGAACGTGGTGAGCACCAGCACCCGGGTCGGTCCGCCCGCCGCGGTGATCGCCCGGGTGGCCTGGATGCCGTCCGTGCCGGGCATCCGCAGGTCCATCAACACCACGTCGGGCGCGATCTCGCGGGCCAGGCGGACCGCCTCGGCGCCGGTGGCGGCCTCCCCGATCACCTCGATGTCCGGCACGTCGGCGATCAGCACCCGCAACCCGGCCCGGACCAACGGCTGATCGTCGACGAGCAACACCCGGACGCTCACGGCCGCACCCCCGCACCCAACTGATCCCCGCCAACCGGCCGGTCATCGTCGGTCGGACGGTCGCCGTCGGTCGGCCGGTCGCTGACGGGCGGGGGGTCGCTGACGGGCGGGCGGTCGCTGACGGGCGGGCGGTCGCTGACGGGCGGCGCGGGCAGCGGCAGTCGGGCGGTCACCCGGAAGCCGCCCTCGGGTCGCGGGCCGGCCTGGAATCGGCCGCCGAGGGCCAGGACCCGTTCCCGCATGCCGATCAGCCCGTGCCCGTCGCCGCCGACCGAGCCACCCCGGCCGTCGTCGGTCACCTCCACGGTGACCTCGTCGTCGTCGCACTCGACACTGACCCGGCAGGCGTCGACGCCGGCGTGGCGTACCACGTTGGTGAGCCCTTCCTGGACGATGCGGAATCCGGCGAGGCCGACCTCCGGCGGGACCGGGCGATCGCCGTACCGGCGCAACTCGACCCGGACCCCGGCGTCGGCCGCCGCCGCGACCAGGCGGTCCAGGTCGGCCAGGCCGGGCGTCGGGTCCAACGGTGCCGACTCCCCCACCCCACGGCGCAGTGCACCGAGGGTACGCCGCAGCTCGGCCAGGGTGTCCCGGCTCGTCGCCTCGATGGTGCTCAACGCGGCGCGGGCCTGTGCCGGCTGGGTGTCGATCACCCGGGCCCCCACGCCCGCCTGGATGGCGATCACGCCGATGCTGTGCGCCACCACGTCGTGCAGTTCGCGGGCGATGCGCAGCCGCTCGGCGGTGACCGCCTCAGCGGCGGTGTGCGCACGCAGTGCGGCGGCCTGCTCCCGTCGCGCCCGCACCGAGTTGCCGAGCGCCCAGGCGGTCGCGACCGTCAGCACGGAGAGCGCGGCCTGGTCGACGCCGTCGACCAAACCGTTGACGAAGGGCGCGAGGAGCTGGGCCACCAGCACCACGGCGGCGGCGAGCCCGGACACCCGGCGGGAACGGTTCGCGGCGACCACGCCGAGCGCCGCGTCGACGGCGAGGAACTGCACGTTGAACAGGATGGTGTGGTAGTCCTGGCTCCAACCGTGCACGGTAATGCTGGTCCAGAGCGCTCCGGCGAGCATCAGCCCCAGGCCGGTCAGCGGCCGGCGGCGCAGCAACGCCGCCGGCAGGGCCACGATCAGCAGCGGCACCAGGTACCGCTCGGGCAACCACCAGCCCACCACGCCGATCCCGCCGCCGCTTGTCGACACGACCGGTGCCAGCGCCCAGAGCAGCGGCAGGACGGCCACCCCGGCCCAGACCAACACCGCCCGCACCGCCGACAGGGCGGTCCGGCGCCGGAGCGAGGCGGGATTCTCCACGGGCACACGCTATCCAGCCAGATGCGTCGCGGGCATCGGCCCACGGGCGTACGCCCATCGGCCACCACCGGGCGTTGCGGTGTGGCCGGCGGGACGACGCCGACCGACCCGCCGCCGGGCAGCGTGAAGGCATGATCGAACTCCAGGCCCTGACCAGGCGGTACGGCCGCACCACCGCCGTCGACGAGCTGACCCTGACCGTGCGGCCCGGTCACGTCACCGGCTTCCTCGGCCCCAACGGCGCCGGCAAGTCCACCACCCTGCGCATGATCCTCGGGCTGACCACACCGACCAGCGGCACCGCCACGGTCGGCGGCGTCCGGTTCCGGGACCTGCCCCGGGGGCTACGGCACGCCGGCGCGCTGCTCGACGCCGGGGACGTGCACGGTGGGCGCAGTGCCCGCGCCCATCTGGCCAGCCTGGCCCGCAGCAACGGCATCGGAATCGGGCGGGTCGACGAGGTACTGGGCCAGGTCGGCCTGGACCGTGCCGCCGGCCGCCGGGTCGGCGGGTTCTCGCTCGGCATGCGGCAGCGCCTCGGCATCGCCGCCGCGCTGCTCGGTGACCCGCCCGTGCTGCTCTTCGACGAGCCGTTCAACGGGCTGGATCCGGAGGGGGTGCGCTGGGTACGGGGACTGTTCCGGCGGCTCGCCGCCGAGGGCCGAACCGTCTTCGTCTCCAGTCACCTGATGGGCGAGATGGCGCACTGCGCCGACCAACTCGTGGTCATCGGCCGAGGTCGGCTGATCGCCGAGGAGTCCCTGGCCGACTTCGCCGCCCGCGCCGGCCGGTCGGAGGTGGTGGTCCGTACCCCCGAACCGACGTCGCTCGGGACCGCGCTGACCGCCGAGGGCGCGACCGTGCGGTCCGCTCCGGACCAGACCCTCGCCGTGACCGGCCTGGCCGCCGAACGGATCGGCGACCTGGCCCTGGGCCTGCGAATCCCGCTGTACCAGCTGACCACCCGTACCGCCGCACTGGAGGAGGCATTCATGGCACTCACCGCCGCCGACGTCGAATACGCCACCGGGGAGCAGCGATGAGCGCCCTACTCTCGTCCGCCGCCGCCCCCGCACACCCGGCGCGCTTCCGCGACCTGCTCGCCGCCGAATGGATCAAGCTCTGGTCGCTCCGCTCGACCTGGGCCTCCTTCGCCCTGATCCTGCTCGCCATGGTCGGCCTCGCCATCCACGCCGCGCTGGCCACCCACGCGGGCTGGCCGGACTGGCCGGCCGAGCGGCGGGCGGTACGCTCCCCGCTCTGGGACGCCTTCCCCACCGAGGCGCAGATGTTCGTCGTACTCGCCGCCAGTGGTGTGGGCGCGGTGGCCATCGGCAGCGAGTACGCCTCCGGGCTGATGCGCACCACGTTCGCGGCCGTCCCCCGGCGCGGTGCCGTCGCCGCCGCCAAGCTGACCGTGCTGACCGGAGTGCTGACCCTGCTCGGGATGCTTGGCGCGGCGGCGGCGTTCGCCGGGTCGCAGGCGATCCTCGCCGACGTCGGCGCGAACATGTCGGTCGGCGACCCTGGCGCGCTGCGCGGGATCGCCGCGTCCGCGCTCCTGGTACCGCTCTGCGCGCTGGTCGGCATGGCCCTGGCCGCGCTGACCCGGCACACCGCGCCGGCGATCGTGACCGCCGCGACGGTGCTGCTCCTGCTGCCCACCGCCGTCGACGAGGACGAACGCTGGAGCGCGCTGCTCCGGCACGCCATGCCGGTGCCGGCGTGGCAGCGGCTGATCGAACCGACCGGGCCTCCGCCGTGGATGACCGACATATACCCGGCCACCGTCGCCGGGGCCTGGACCACGTACGCCGGCTGGGCAGTGGCGACCGCCCTGATCACCACCCTCGCCCTAAACCGCCGCACCCCTAACCCACCCACCCACCCCACCTCACCCACCCCCACCCTCACCCTGTTGATCATGAGGTTGGCGGCAGTTTGAAGATCAACGACTGCCGCCAACCTCATGATCAACGAGGCAATGGGGTGGGGGTGGGGGTGGGGTGGGGTCACAGCACTACGGAGACCATGCGGGCGGGGACGACGATGACCTTGCGGGGTTCCTTGCCGGCCAGTACGGCGGCCACCGCTGCCAGTGCCTGGGTACGGACGTCGTCCTCGGTCGCGTCGGCGGGGACTTCGATCCGGCCGCGAACCTTGCCGTTCACCTGCACCGGGTAGGTGACCGTCTCGGCGACCAGCAGGGCCGGGTCGGCGACCGGGAAGTCGGCGTAGGTCAGCGAGGTGTCGTGGCCCAGCCGCTGCCACAGTTCCTCGGCGATGTGCGGGGCGACCGGCGCCAGCATCAGCACCAGCGGCTCGGCCACCTCGCGCGGGGTCCGGTTCAGCCGGGTCACCGCGTTGGTCAGCTCGATCAGCTTGGCGATCGCGGTGTTGAACCGGATCCCCGCCATGTCGCCCCGGACGCCGTCGATCACCTTGTGCAGCAGCCGCCGGGTGGCCTCGTCGGCCGGCTCGTCGGTGACCCGGGACGCGCCGGTCTGCTCGTCGACGATCGCCCGCCAGACCCGTTGCAGGAATCGGTACGAGCCGACCACCGCCCGGGTCTCCCACGGGCGGGACACCTCCAGCGGGCCCATCGACATCTCGTACACCCGGAACGTGTCGGCGCCGTACGCCGCGCACATCTCGTCCGGGGTGACCACGTTCTTCAGGGACTTGCCCATCTTGCCGTACTCGCGGTTGACCTGGACGTCGCCCAGGTAGAAGCCGCCGTCGCGCTCGACGACCTCCTCGGCCGGCACGTACGCGCCCCGGGCGTCGGTGTACGCGTACGCCTGGATGTAGCCCTGGTTGAACAGCTTGCGGAACGGCTCGAAGCTGGAGACGTGGCCCAGGTCGTACAGCACCTTGTGCCAGAACCGGGCGTACAGCAGGTGCAGCACCGCGTGTTCGGCACCGCCGACGTACAGGTCCACGCCACCGCAGTCGCCCTCGGCGCGCGGCCCCATCCAGTAGCGCTCGTTCTCCGCGTCGACGAACCGTTCGGTGTTGGTCGGGTCCAGGTAGCGCAGTTCGTACCAGCAGGAGCCGGCCCACTGCGGCATCACGTTCGTCTCCCGGGTGTAGCGCTTGGGCCCGTCACCCAGGTCCAGCTCCACCTCCACCCAGTCGCGTCGGCGCGACAGCGGCGTCTCGGGGTCGCTGTCGGCGTCCTGCGGATCGAAGGTACGCGGGGAGAAGTCGTCCACCTCGGGCAGCTCGACCGGCAGCATCTCCTCCGGCAGTGCGATGGCGGTGCCGTCGGCGTCGTACACGATCGGGAACGGCTCGCCCCAGTAGCGCTGCCGGCTGAACAGCCAGTCCCGCAGCCGGTAGGTGGTCGCGCCCTGCCCGGCGCCGTTCGCCTCCAGCCACTCGATGATCCGGGCCTTGGCGTCGGCCACCCCCAGGCCGTTCAGGTCCAGGCCGCGCTCGGGCGCGGCGCTGTTGACCGCCGGCCCCTCCCCGGTGTACGCCTTGCCGTCGAAGCCCTCCGGCGGTGCCACGGTACGCACGATCGGCAGCTCGAACAGCTCGGCGAAGTCCCAGTCCCGCTCGTCCTGAGCGGGCACCGCCATGATCGCGCCGGTGCCGTAGCCGGCCAGCACGTAGTCGGCGATGAAGATCGGAATCCGCGCACCGGTGACCGGGTTGGTGGCGTACGCGCCGGTGAAGACGCCGCTCTTCTCCTTGGTCTCGGCCTGCCGCTCGACGTCGGTCTTGGCCGCCGCCGCCTTGCGGTACGCCTCCACGGCGGCGCGGGGGTTGGCGTGCCCGCCGGTCCACGCCTCGCGGGTGCCCTCCGGCCAGACCGCCGGTACCAGCGCGTCGACCAGCTCGTGTTCCGGCGCCAGCACCATGTAGGTGGCCCCGAAGATGGTGTCCGGCCGGGTGGTGAAAACAGTGATGCGGGCTTCGCCCGCAGAATCGGAATCACGGGTCGCGGCCGGGAAGAACACGTGCGCGCCCTGCGAGCGGCCGATCCAGTTGCGCTGCATCAGCTTGATCGGCTCCGGCCAGTCCAGCTTGTCCAGGTCTTCCAGCAGCCGGTCGCCGTACGCGGTGATCCGCATCATCCACTGCTTCAGGTTGCGCTTGAAGACCGGGAAGTTGCCCCGCTCCGAGCGACCGTCGGCGGTGACCTCCTCGTTGGCCAGCACGGTGCCC
This DNA window, taken from Micromonospora sp. FIMYZ51, encodes the following:
- the leuS gene encoding leucine--tRNA ligase, coding for MTEAATSDTPPFRYTAVLADEIERRWQDIWERDGSFHAPNPSGPLADPGHPRFDAEKLYVLDMFPYPSGAGLHVGHPLGYIGTDCFARYQRMAGRNVLHAMGFDAFGLPAEQYAVQTGTHPRTTTEANIDRYRAQLRRLGLAHDERRSVATIDTDFYRWTQWIFLQIFNSWYDREAGRARPISELTAEFTAGTRPTPDGRPWAQLSSAERRQIIDDHRLAYVSQAPVNWCPGLGTVLANEEVTADGRSERGNFPVFKRNLKQWMMRITAYGDRLLEDLDKLDWPEPIKLMQRNWIGRSQGAHVFFPAATRDSDSAGEARITVFTTRPDTIFGATYMVLAPEHELVDALVPAVWPEGTREAWTGGHANPRAAVEAYRKAAAAKTDVERQAETKEKSGVFTGAYATNPVTGARIPIFIADYVLAGYGTGAIMAVPAQDERDWDFAELFELPIVRTVAPPEGFDGKAYTGEGPAVNSAAPERGLDLNGLGVADAKARIIEWLEANGAGQGATTYRLRDWLFSRQRYWGEPFPIVYDADGTAIALPEEMLPVELPEVDDFSPRTFDPQDADSDPETPLSRRRDWVEVELDLGDGPKRYTRETNVMPQWAGSCWYELRYLDPTNTERFVDAENERYWMGPRAEGDCGGVDLYVGGAEHAVLHLLYARFWHKVLYDLGHVSSFEPFRKLFNQGYIQAYAYTDARGAYVPAEEVVERDGGFYLGDVQVNREYGKMGKSLKNVVTPDEMCAAYGADTFRVYEMSMGPLEVSRPWETRAVVGSYRFLQRVWRAIVDEQTGASRVTDEPADEATRRLLHKVIDGVRGDMAGIRFNTAIAKLIELTNAVTRLNRTPREVAEPLVLMLAPVAPHIAEELWQRLGHDTSLTYADFPVADPALLVAETVTYPVQVNGKVRGRIEVPADATEDDVRTQALAAVAAVLAGKEPRKVIVVPARMVSVVL
- a CDS encoding glutamine amidotransferase, encoding MSTESLRIVWIYPDLLSTYGDRGNVLILARRARQRGFRVEVLEVRSDQQLPNTADIYLIGGGEDGPQALGAQRLLADGGLHRAVAQGSVVFGVCAGYQLLGTSFFAKGTQYRGLELLDISSDRGPSRAVGELAGDIDARLGLPPLTGFENHGGRTQLGPGAAPLARVTAGVGNDGVTEGAWRGKLLGTYSHGPALARNPALADLLLRWATGAHQLPPLDDTWADRLRAERRTAVAAAARA
- a CDS encoding histidine kinase; the protein is MENPASLRRRTALSAVRAVLVWAGVAVLPLLWALAPVVSTSGGGIGVVGWWLPERYLVPLLIVALPAALLRRRPLTGLGLMLAGALWTSITVHGWSQDYHTILFNVQFLAVDAALGVVAANRSRRVSGLAAAVVLVAQLLAPFVNGLVDGVDQAALSVLTVATAWALGNSVRARREQAAALRAHTAAEAVTAERLRIARELHDVVAHSIGVIAIQAGVGARVIDTQPAQARAALSTIEATSRDTLAELRRTLGALRRGVGESAPLDPTPGLADLDRLVAAAADAGVRVELRRYGDRPVPPEVGLAGFRIVQEGLTNVVRHAGVDACRVSVECDDDEVTVEVTDDGRGGSVGGDGHGLIGMRERVLALGGRFQAGPRPEGGFRVTARLPLPAPPVSDRPPVSDRPPVSDPPPVSDRPTDGDRPTDDDRPVGGDQLGAGVRP
- a CDS encoding VTT domain-containing protein, which encodes MISAVRRRWVRLVRNPSALRFGMLLFLLAGFGLLLLVGPHPDPAALPRLADRLGSFAPVAAILGGALLLVALVPRTFITLAAGAIFGPLAGAGYALGAALLAAAIGFAVGRLLGREFVAERVRGRLARLDGWFTRQSMLGVMTVRLLPISGFGLVSYGYGTTGARLLPFLAGSVIASVPTAFGYAAIGAAVTSPGNVNWFAAAPASLGFIASAVLIARWWRAERTRAAGTTAPQ
- a CDS encoding MurT ligase domain-containing protein encodes the protein MPLRAKVATSVSRTAAALSRAAGRGDGSVIGGWLGLKIDPDLLAHLSAGRAIALISGTNGKTTTTRLAAAAVSALGRVATNSFGANMPTGHTSALAKAGSTPYAVLEVDEHYLAQVIEATEPHVVALLNLSRDQLDRAKEVAMMAQLWRAALVRHPDIRIVANADDPMVVWAATPPAAHDQRITPPHVTWFSAGQRWHDDSWVCPECGSTIQRSGEQWWCTGCPLRRPDPQWTVDDEGVLDPTGAWYKVKLQLPGKVNVGNAATALAVAAEFGVRPFDAVPRLADVTSVAGRYAQVVRDGRTVRLLLAKNPASWLEAFDMADEAPTLLSINARDPDGLDTSWLFDVDFAPLRGRQVLITGDRAYDLAVRLDVNDVPFQHVRTFDDAVRAVPPGRLEVIANYTAFQDIRAELDRVN
- a CDS encoding ATP-binding cassette domain-containing protein, coding for MIELQALTRRYGRTTAVDELTLTVRPGHVTGFLGPNGAGKSTTLRMILGLTTPTSGTATVGGVRFRDLPRGLRHAGALLDAGDVHGGRSARAHLASLARSNGIGIGRVDEVLGQVGLDRAAGRRVGGFSLGMRQRLGIAAALLGDPPVLLFDEPFNGLDPEGVRWVRGLFRRLAAEGRTVFVSSHLMGEMAHCADQLVVIGRGRLIAEESLADFAARAGRSEVVVRTPEPTSLGTALTAEGATVRSAPDQTLAVTGLAAERIGDLALGLRIPLYQLTTRTAALEEAFMALTAADVEYATGEQR
- a CDS encoding winged helix-turn-helix domain-containing protein; the protein is MAVPLYQQIADDITRQIESGVLKPGDKLPSTRQLCDQYEVSETVIRFVMIQLKARELVYGQPGRGVYVKSRG
- a CDS encoding response regulator transcription factor; the protein is MSVRVLLVDDQPLVRAGLRVLIADVPDIEVIGEAATGAEAVRLAREIAPDVVLMDLRMPGTDGIQATRAITAAGGPTRVLVLTTFDDDEHVHGALRAGASGFLVKDMALEEILAAIRVVAAGDALLAPGVTRRLIAEFAHRPTSAPRSRSLTGITDREREVLTLVGQGLSNAEIAERLFISTATAKAHVARLFSKLGARDRVHLVIAAYEAGLVGSTGPTER